The uncultured Ilyobacter sp. genome has a segment encoding these proteins:
- a CDS encoding ATP-binding cassette domain-containing protein, with protein sequence MIEFLGIGENTINELTIVAGYNKHGEKESFDKLTIKKGEIISIVGPTGSGKSRLLADIEWGAQGDTPTKRSILINGEGIDKTSRFSSGNKLVAQLSQNMNFVMDLTVFEFLELHAKSRMVEDEEDVINKIFDKANELAGEKFKKETPITSLSGGQSRALMIADTAILSTSPIVLIDEIENAGIDRKKALDLLVGEEKIVLMATHDPLLALMGDKRIVIKNGGIHDVMDIISEERDILHELTKLDNVIQGMREKLRHGHKLEL encoded by the coding sequence ATGATAGAGTTTCTAGGTATAGGAGAAAATACAATAAACGAACTTACAATCGTGGCCGGCTACAACAAACACGGGGAAAAAGAAAGCTTCGACAAGCTGACCATCAAAAAAGGTGAAATTATCTCCATCGTAGGACCTACAGGTAGCGGAAAGAGCAGACTTTTAGCTGATATAGAATGGGGAGCTCAGGGAGACACACCTACAAAAAGAAGCATCCTTATAAACGGTGAAGGTATAGACAAAACTTCAAGATTTTCTTCTGGAAACAAACTCGTTGCTCAGTTGTCTCAAAACATGAACTTTGTAATGGACCTAACTGTCTTTGAGTTTTTAGAACTTCACGCCAAAAGTAGAATGGTAGAAGATGAAGAAGATGTCATAAACAAGATCTTTGATAAAGCCAATGAACTTGCAGGAGAAAAATTTAAAAAAGAAACCCCTATAACAAGTCTAAGCGGCGGACAGTCGAGAGCCCTTATGATCGCAGATACGGCTATTTTAAGTACTTCTCCTATAGTCCTTATAGATGAGATAGAAAATGCCGGAATAGACAGAAAAAAAGCCCTAGATCTGCTTGTTGGAGAGGAAAAAATAGTCCTCATGGCAACTCACGACCCTCTTTTGGCTCTCATGGGAGACAAGAGAATCGTCATCAAAAACGGAGGAATCCATGATGTCATGGATATAATCTCAGAAGAGAGAGATATCCTTCACGAGCTTACAAAACTAGACAATGTCATACAGGGTATGAGAGAGAAATTAAGGCACGGTCATAAGTTAGAACTTTAG
- the aroE gene encoding shikimate dehydrogenase has translation MEIKKFGLLGEKLSHSFSPEIHRLIFKELGINAQYDLIELSKEEIPEIMNKIRSGEISGVNVTIPYKQEVMNYLDELSDEAKGIGAVNTITMKNGKLTGFNTDYWGFRFTLEKMNLSLEEKKSVVLGGGGSARAVIKSLLDLKSSVSLVSRSPEKAEREFSDFVGLKTISYDELRNIKGELIVNTTPVGMYPNSGKSPVDETVVENFSSAVDLIYNPEETLFLSYASNRENGLYMLVGQAVKAQEIWFDKKLENFDSIYRDTHSLVYKKL, from the coding sequence ATGGAAATCAAAAAATTCGGCCTGCTGGGAGAAAAATTAAGCCACAGCTTTTCTCCGGAAATACACAGGCTAATATTCAAGGAACTGGGTATAAATGCTCAGTATGATTTGATTGAGCTGTCTAAAGAGGAAATTCCTGAAATCATGAACAAGATAAGAAGCGGTGAGATAAGTGGTGTCAATGTCACCATCCCATATAAACAGGAGGTCATGAATTATCTTGATGAACTTTCTGATGAGGCCAAGGGTATAGGGGCTGTAAATACCATCACCATGAAAAATGGCAAGCTTACTGGATTCAACACAGACTATTGGGGATTCAGATTTACTCTTGAAAAGATGAACTTGTCTCTGGAAGAAAAAAAATCAGTGGTTTTAGGGGGCGGCGGGTCTGCTAGAGCCGTTATAAAATCTCTGTTAGACCTAAAAAGCTCTGTCAGCTTAGTCTCAAGGTCTCCTGAAAAAGCTGAGAGAGAGTTCTCTGACTTTGTGGGCTTAAAAACCATCTCTTATGATGAACTGCGAAATATAAAAGGGGAACTCATTGTCAATACGACCCCTGTGGGAATGTATCCAAACTCTGGAAAATCTCCCGTGGATGAAACAGTTGTAGAAAATTTTTCAAGTGCCGTAGACCTCATATATAATCCTGAAGAAACTCTTTTTCTCTCCTATGCCAGCAACAGAGAGAATGGACTGTACATGCTGGTTGGACAGGCTGTAAAAGCCCAGGAAATATGGTTTGATAAAAAATTAGAGAATTTTGATTCTATATATAGGGATACGCATAGCCTCGTATATAAGAAACTCTGA
- a CDS encoding dCMP deaminase family protein encodes MKKRREDYIGWDEYFMGIALLSAKRSKDPSTQVGACIVNREKKIVGVGYNGFPKGCSDDNFPWDREGDFLDTKYPFVMHAEQNAILNSIKKLSDCTIYVGLFPCHECAKSIIQSGIKEVVFLSDKYDGTDSNRASKMMFESSGVVYRKLSLSEIKIEISFREEDI; translated from the coding sequence ATGAAAAAAAGAAGAGAAGATTATATCGGCTGGGATGAATATTTCATGGGCATAGCTCTGCTCTCGGCTAAAAGGAGCAAGGATCCTAGTACTCAGGTGGGAGCTTGTATCGTAAACAGGGAGAAGAAGATTGTAGGGGTGGGTTACAACGGTTTTCCAAAAGGGTGTTCAGACGATAATTTTCCATGGGACAGAGAGGGAGATTTTCTAGATACCAAATATCCCTTTGTGATGCACGCCGAACAAAACGCAATATTAAACAGCATAAAAAAACTATCTGACTGCACAATATATGTGGGTCTTTTTCCATGCCACGAGTGTGCCAAATCTATAATACAGAGCGGAATAAAAGAGGTTGTTTTTCTGTCGGATAAATACGACGGAACCGATTCAAACAGAGCATCTAAGATGATGTTTGAATCTAGCGGAGTGGTTTACAGAAAACTCAGCTTATCAGAAATAAAAATAGAAATATCATTCAGAGAAGAAGATATTTAA
- the hcp gene encoding hydroxylamine reductase — translation MIDMLKKMFKKGENKEMEMFCFQCQEAAGGVGCSKVGVCGKQPSTSNFQDLLIFTAKGVANYSSQVRKAKGGETCGEEKPCNELNRYLINSLFMTITNANFDDEAVKAEIKKGLFLRDTIKTKLGEMGVELDGKFENSLMTTWKYENDAQALEVASKVGVKSTENEDVRSLRELIIYGLKGMAAYAEHAMNLGKVNPEIFAFIEKALLATEDDSLTAEELTALTLETGKFGVAAMALLDEANTFKYGNPEITKVNIGAGKNPGILISGHDLKDIEDLLAQTEGTGVDVYTHSEMLPAHYYPAFKKYDHFVGNYGNAWWKQKEEFEAFNGPIVFTTNCIVPPKDGAKYADKVFTTNAAGFPGWDRVAVKADGSKDFTNVIELAKKCAAPTEIETGEIVGGFAHNQVFALADKVVEAVKSGAIKKFFVMAGCDGRMKSRDYYTEFAEKLPKDTVILTAGCAKYRYNKLELGDIGGIPRVLDAGQCNDSYSLALIALKLKEVFELNDINELPIAYNIAWYEQKAVIVLLALLHLGVKNIHLGPTLPAFLSPNVVNVLVENFGIGGISSVDEDIKMFLGN, via the coding sequence ATGATAGATATGCTTAAAAAAATGTTTAAAAAGGGGGAAAATAAAGAAATGGAAATGTTTTGTTTTCAATGTCAAGAAGCAGCAGGTGGTGTAGGGTGTTCTAAAGTAGGGGTTTGCGGAAAACAGCCTTCAACTTCAAATTTCCAAGATCTTCTTATATTTACAGCTAAAGGTGTAGCAAACTACAGTTCACAGGTGAGAAAAGCCAAAGGTGGAGAAACTTGTGGAGAGGAAAAACCTTGCAATGAATTAAACAGATATCTTATAAATTCACTTTTTATGACTATCACAAATGCGAACTTTGATGATGAGGCTGTAAAAGCTGAGATCAAAAAAGGACTTTTTTTAAGAGATACTATCAAAACAAAATTAGGTGAAATGGGTGTAGAATTAGACGGTAAATTCGAAAACAGCCTAATGACTACTTGGAAATATGAAAATGATGCACAGGCCCTTGAAGTTGCTTCTAAAGTAGGGGTAAAAAGTACTGAAAACGAAGACGTAAGATCTTTGAGAGAATTAATAATATATGGATTAAAAGGTATGGCTGCTTATGCTGAGCATGCTATGAACCTAGGTAAAGTAAATCCAGAGATATTCGCCTTCATTGAAAAAGCTCTTCTTGCAACTGAAGACGATTCACTTACTGCAGAGGAACTTACTGCACTCACTTTGGAGACAGGTAAATTCGGAGTAGCTGCTATGGCTCTTCTAGACGAGGCAAACACTTTTAAATATGGTAATCCTGAAATCACTAAGGTAAACATCGGAGCTGGAAAAAATCCTGGTATCCTTATATCTGGACATGATCTTAAAGATATAGAGGATCTTCTTGCTCAGACAGAAGGTACAGGAGTAGACGTATATACTCACTCTGAGATGCTACCTGCTCACTACTACCCTGCATTCAAGAAATACGACCATTTTGTAGGTAACTACGGTAATGCTTGGTGGAAGCAAAAAGAAGAATTTGAAGCTTTCAACGGCCCAATTGTATTTACAACAAACTGTATCGTTCCTCCAAAGGATGGGGCTAAATATGCAGACAAGGTGTTCACTACAAACGCTGCCGGGTTCCCTGGATGGGACAGAGTAGCTGTAAAAGCTGACGGAAGCAAAGACTTTACAAATGTTATCGAACTTGCTAAAAAATGCGCTGCTCCAACTGAGATCGAAACTGGAGAGATCGTCGGTGGATTTGCACACAACCAAGTGTTTGCACTAGCTGATAAAGTAGTAGAAGCTGTAAAATCAGGAGCTATCAAAAAGTTCTTTGTAATGGCAGGATGCGACGGAAGAATGAAATCAAGAGATTACTATACTGAATTTGCTGAAAAACTTCCAAAAGATACTGTTATACTAACAGCTGGTTGTGCAAAATACAGATATAACAAGCTTGAGCTTGGAGATATCGGAGGAATACCTAGAGTATTAGATGCAGGACAGTGTAACGACTCTTACTCTCTTGCACTTATAGCTCTTAAATTAAAAGAGGTATTTGAACTTAACGATATAAATGAATTACCTATCGCTTACAACATCGCATGGTATGAGCAGAAAGCTGTAATCGTCTTATTGGCTCTTTTACACCTTGGGGTTAAAAATATCCACTTAGGACCTACACTACCTGCATTCCTTTCACCAAATGTTGTAAATGTCCTTGTGGAAAACTTTGGTATCGGTGGCATATCAAGCGTAGACGAAGACATAAAAATGTTTTTAGGAAACTAA
- a CDS encoding MATE family efflux transporter, whose amino-acid sequence MDKRRRLEEESIPKLLWEYSIPALAGSLVYILYNIVDRIFISFGVGRLAIAGLSITLPLFTFILATGLLVGMGGGSLISISLGARKEKYAEKILGNAIALFVIIGILFSVTGLAFLDEILSLFGATPNNIIYAKDYMSLIFFASPFQLMFIGMNHIIRGEGNPKTAMTMSLIGCGLNIVLDPLFIFVFGMGIKGAALATVISNVLVAFLQLRHFVGGRSRITFRVENLKLDLGVIKEIASIGVAPFIMQMSNSIVVIFINKNLNIYGGDIAIAAFGIINSLSTLFFMPLVGIYQGSQPILGFNYGAGIYSRVREAYKISLKTALVISATGFIMAMFIPNVLITPFIKNDPELFTLTENALRIFFSMVLFMGFHTIGGSYFQAVGKAKITTLINMLRQFGLMLPMLYFLPKYFGLKGVWMAAPVTDFILALFTSYFVLSEFKRLKELPVGLKKQEI is encoded by the coding sequence ATGGACAAAAGAAGGAGGCTAGAAGAGGAAAGTATCCCAAAACTTTTGTGGGAATACTCAATTCCAGCCCTTGCAGGAAGCTTGGTTTATATATTATATAACATCGTAGATCGGATATTCATAAGTTTTGGAGTAGGACGGCTTGCAATAGCTGGACTTAGCATCACCCTTCCTCTGTTTACCTTTATTTTGGCGACGGGACTTCTTGTGGGGATGGGTGGTGGATCCCTCATATCCATAAGTTTAGGAGCCAGAAAGGAAAAATATGCAGAGAAGATATTGGGGAACGCCATAGCCCTCTTCGTGATAATAGGGATTCTGTTTTCTGTGACGGGGCTGGCTTTTTTAGATGAGATACTCAGTTTATTTGGGGCGACCCCAAATAATATTATTTATGCCAAAGATTACATGTCGCTTATATTCTTTGCAAGCCCATTTCAGCTTATGTTTATAGGGATGAATCATATAATAAGGGGAGAGGGGAATCCCAAAACGGCCATGACCATGAGCCTGATCGGATGCGGCCTAAATATAGTCCTAGACCCTCTGTTTATTTTTGTCTTCGGCATGGGGATAAAGGGAGCTGCTCTAGCCACTGTCATCTCCAATGTGCTGGTGGCTTTTTTACAACTCAGACATTTTGTAGGGGGGAGAAGCAGGATAACCTTCAGGGTTGAAAATCTGAAACTAGACCTCGGAGTAATAAAGGAGATTGCCAGTATAGGGGTGGCACCCTTTATAATGCAGATGTCCAACTCCATAGTGGTTATTTTTATAAATAAAAATCTGAATATATATGGTGGGGACATAGCCATCGCTGCCTTTGGGATAATCAACAGTCTAAGTACACTCTTCTTTATGCCACTAGTGGGTATATACCAGGGGAGTCAGCCTATACTTGGGTTCAATTATGGGGCCGGCATATATAGCAGAGTAAGAGAGGCATATAAAATATCACTGAAGACTGCCCTGGTAATATCTGCAACAGGCTTTATTATGGCCATGTTTATTCCAAATGTTCTTATAACTCCTTTTATCAAAAACGATCCGGAACTTTTCACTCTTACAGAGAATGCACTTAGGATATTTTTTAGTATGGTTCTTTTCATGGGATTTCATACAATAGGAGGGAGTTATTTTCAGGCAGTTGGAAAAGCAAAGATTACAACACTCATAAATATGTTGAGACAGTTTGGGCTTATGCTTCCCATGCTATACTTTCTGCCAAAATATTTTGGCCTGAAAGGAGTGTGGATGGCAGCTCCTGTGACAGATTTTATTTTAGCTTTGTTTACCTCTTATTTTGTTCTGTCAGAATTCAAGAGACTGAAAGAGTTGCCTGTTGGTCTAAAGAAACAGGAGATATAG
- a CDS encoding MATE family efflux transporter: protein MKNKLETGDIKKLLVEFAIPSIIGSTIVMLYTIIDRIFIGQRLGAEALAGVTLTFPFAQLSVAASILIGMGSSVLISIKLGAQKKDEAEEILGTQFLMFLLMCTSIVIVEEVFLIKFLNISGATKDTLDYAVSYARVFIPVIYFQSFTYGLNGVVRAQGLPKLAMKVSAIGAVTNVILDYIFLYPLNMGTFGAGLATLLATAFSSCFNLYFFIYGKSKIKLLLKNLKIRKDYMLNILKLGASPSLIQLSNSLVTGIYNNKLKNFGGSPAIAAFGVMTTILSLVIMINIGLSQGMQPIVGFNLGAKNYSRVIKTFKLTFYAGFIISTVLLFIIGLFPEIIVRIFVNDPETIRVGKMALRLGLCVIPITTGSIIISNFYQAIGDAKRSIIFSILRKIIIIIPALIFLPNLLGIRGIWLSRPFADTVSFMIMGVFVMKTLKNMNDFSVKKNTD from the coding sequence ATGAAAAATAAACTTGAAACCGGTGATATAAAAAAACTCCTTGTGGAGTTTGCCATCCCCTCTATAATAGGTTCTACCATAGTCATGCTCTATACTATAATCGACCGTATTTTTATCGGTCAGAGGCTAGGAGCAGAAGCTCTAGCAGGAGTCACACTCACCTTCCCCTTTGCACAGCTTTCAGTAGCAGCCTCTATACTCATAGGTATGGGGTCTAGTGTCCTGATATCCATAAAACTTGGGGCTCAGAAAAAGGATGAAGCAGAGGAGATCCTAGGAACTCAGTTTCTCATGTTTCTTTTGATGTGTACCTCTATAGTTATTGTAGAAGAAGTTTTTTTGATAAAATTTCTAAATATCAGCGGTGCTACAAAAGATACACTAGACTATGCCGTAAGTTATGCCCGTGTTTTCATCCCTGTTATTTATTTCCAGTCCTTCACCTATGGACTGAACGGAGTGGTACGGGCTCAGGGGCTTCCCAAACTGGCAATGAAAGTTTCTGCAATCGGGGCTGTTACAAACGTAATTCTAGATTATATATTTTTGTATCCCCTGAACATGGGAACCTTCGGAGCGGGACTTGCGACTCTTTTAGCTACGGCTTTTTCCTCCTGCTTCAACCTATATTTTTTCATTTACGGAAAAAGTAAAATAAAACTGCTGCTGAAAAATCTAAAAATCAGAAAAGATTATATGCTGAATATACTGAAGCTCGGTGCATCTCCATCTCTTATTCAGCTGTCAAACAGCCTGGTCACAGGAATATACAACAATAAGCTGAAAAATTTTGGAGGTTCTCCTGCCATTGCAGCCTTTGGAGTAATGACCACTATACTATCCCTTGTGATAATGATAAATATCGGACTTTCCCAGGGAATGCAGCCTATTGTGGGGTTCAATCTAGGAGCAAAAAATTATTCTCGGGTAATAAAAACATTCAAACTGACTTTTTATGCCGGTTTTATTATTTCAACGGTTTTACTCTTTATAATAGGATTATTCCCTGAAATTATAGTAAGAATATTTGTAAATGACCCTGAAACCATAAGGGTGGGAAAAATGGCTCTAAGGCTTGGACTATGTGTAATACCCATTACTACAGGCAGTATTATCATCTCTAATTTCTACCAGGCTATAGGGGATGCAAAACGATCTATTATTTTCAGCATCCTAAGAAAAATTATCATCATAATTCCAGCCCTTATTTTCCTTCCTAATCTTTTGGGCATAAGAGGAATCTGGCTCAGCAGACCATTTGCAGACACAGTCTCATTCATGATAATGGGAGTCTTTGTGATGAAGACTCTGAAAAATATGAACGATTTTTCTGTAAAAAAAAATACCGATTAA
- a CDS encoding Smr/MutS family protein — translation MVIDLHNMTCNDAIRFFITKYNELFKNGYRGSIEVIHGYGSHGEGGVIKKRLQKFLLENKSSLKFSLDTNPGVTFVVPVKAIPQMKNEISKDILEFCRENPKSMDKIKGNFFKKYTHREILSTVKSLVKKGELESFFKKNHQVYLTK, via the coding sequence ATGGTTATAGACCTTCACAATATGACCTGTAATGACGCCATCAGATTTTTTATAACTAAGTATAATGAACTTTTTAAAAACGGTTACAGAGGAAGTATAGAGGTTATTCACGGATACGGCTCCCATGGTGAGGGAGGGGTCATAAAAAAAAGACTTCAGAAATTTCTACTAGAGAATAAAAGTTCCTTGAAATTTAGCCTCGATACCAATCCAGGAGTTACGTTTGTTGTACCTGTAAAGGCCATACCACAAATGAAAAATGAAATTTCAAAGGATATTCTGGAATTTTGCAGAGAAAATCCAAAATCCATGGACAAGATAAAGGGAAACTTTTTTAAAAAATATACTCACAGGGAAATTTTATCCACAGTGAAATCTCTTGTAAAAAAAGGTGAACTAGAAAGTTTTTTTAAGAAAAATCACCAAGTTTACCTCACAAAATAG
- a CDS encoding DMT family transporter, which yields MTLKKHHGIIMGILACFLWSSAFAWVKIGFKYVPAPLTFAGMRFTLAGIILIPFCWRKNLLVLLATHRRVITYVALLNVGIGYALYYTAMKYVSGATAAIIIGTGPLITAVMTHFIMDNDKMDRMKFMSILLGILGIGVIILNTKPITPVGRKEAMGIFLLLMNSSLSSYANIKVAQIKGGIDGRFLTSNQMLWGGTILLLMGRIFERSYNIEVFSLPQEFYMSLLWLAFVSAAAFSLWFIAIQIEGMKVSELNMLKFIIPVLGAVISWSLLPEESPNFISVLGMILVFTSLIVYNINNKKSA from the coding sequence GTGACTCTAAAGAAACATCATGGTATTATTATGGGTATTTTGGCTTGCTTTTTATGGTCTAGTGCCTTTGCATGGGTCAAGATAGGATTTAAGTATGTGCCCGCACCCCTTACCTTTGCAGGAATGAGATTTACTCTTGCTGGCATTATTCTTATTCCTTTTTGCTGGAGAAAAAATTTATTGGTTCTTCTGGCAACCCACAGAAGGGTAATAACCTATGTAGCACTTCTCAATGTTGGTATAGGATATGCTCTTTACTATACGGCCATGAAATATGTGAGTGGAGCCACTGCAGCCATAATAATAGGTACCGGTCCTCTTATAACCGCTGTTATGACTCATTTTATAATGGATAACGATAAAATGGACAGAATGAAGTTTATGAGCATACTTTTGGGCATTCTGGGTATAGGGGTTATAATTTTAAATACCAAGCCTATAACTCCTGTGGGCAGAAAAGAGGCTATGGGGATATTTCTCCTTTTGATGAACTCATCTCTTTCTAGTTATGCCAACATAAAGGTGGCCCAGATAAAAGGTGGAATCGATGGAAGGTTTCTTACCTCTAACCAGATGCTTTGGGGAGGGACTATACTGCTTTTAATGGGTCGGATTTTCGAACGGAGCTATAATATTGAAGTTTTTAGCCTTCCCCAGGAGTTTTATATGAGTCTTTTATGGCTTGCCTTTGTTTCTGCTGCTGCATTCTCTCTTTGGTTTATTGCAATACAAATAGAAGGTATGAAGGTTTCTGAATTAAACATGTTGAAATTTATAATACCTGTTTTAGGAGCTGTGATCAGCTGGAGCTTGCTTCCAGAAGAAAGCCCAAACTTTATAAGTGTACTTGGAATGATCTTAGTATTTACTTCGCTTATTGTGTATAACATCAATAATAAAAAGAGTGCCTAG
- a CDS encoding PD-(D/E)XK nuclease family protein, with product MRDVRKDKNFLYTQSSIGTFIQCPLKFRYRYFEGLYGSDDDSLKDSFERGSRFHLLAERYFKGIDTEGEYIQEKELKELFQKIKEKYPLEANCRYFSEYEIREKTEKIRLMARYDLIILKPNGRVQIVDFKTNKRRLSGKSIEESLQTKIYLYLLKENYKYVFENIRKIKNIEMVYYQTEYSEENFVVKYDDDLHEKNRAFLNETLENIEVFNFNEYEKTEVNHCKVCEFKNFCWKNKKSVDDTLYL from the coding sequence ATGAGAGACGTAAGAAAGGATAAGAACTTTTTATATACCCAGAGCTCAATAGGGACATTTATACAGTGCCCGTTGAAATTCAGATACAGGTATTTTGAGGGGCTCTACGGATCTGATGACGATAGCTTAAAGGATAGTTTTGAAAGAGGAAGCAGATTCCACCTGCTTGCAGAGAGGTATTTTAAGGGAATAGATACAGAGGGCGAGTATATTCAAGAGAAAGAGCTGAAAGAACTTTTTCAAAAAATAAAAGAGAAATATCCGTTGGAGGCGAACTGTAGATATTTTTCAGAATATGAGATAAGAGAAAAGACCGAAAAGATTAGACTTATGGCAAGATATGACCTTATAATATTGAAGCCAAACGGCAGGGTGCAGATAGTGGATTTTAAAACAAACAAAAGAAGGCTTTCTGGGAAGAGTATAGAGGAATCCCTTCAGACAAAAATATATCTCTATCTCCTGAAAGAAAACTATAAATATGTATTTGAAAATATTCGAAAAATAAAAAATATTGAGATGGTCTATTATCAGACGGAATATTCTGAGGAAAATTTTGTGGTGAAATACGATGATGACCTTCATGAAAAAAACAGGGCATTTCTAAATGAAACCCTTGAAAACATTGAAGTTTTCAATTTTAATGAATATGAAAAAACAGAAGTAAATCACTGCAAGGTATGTGAGTTTAAAAATTTTTGTTGGAAAAATAAAAAAAGTGTTGACGACACTTTGTATTTATGA